The following proteins are encoded in a genomic region of Vibrio spartinae:
- the mioC gene encoding FMN-binding protein MioC, with protein sequence MIHIITGSTLGSAEYVGDHLDERLQQQGHETEIHNQPDLADIPAEGIWLIITSTHGAGEYPDNIQPFIRAIQDTPPRTDQLSFAVIAIGDSSYDTFCAAGKHAYELLLDIGATPLTDCYTIDITEHPVPEDAAGEWLTQHIEQFNSSSDCA encoded by the coding sequence ATGATCCATATCATTACGGGAAGCACGCTAGGCAGCGCTGAATATGTCGGTGATCATCTTGATGAGCGACTCCAACAACAAGGACATGAAACCGAGATCCATAACCAACCGGATTTAGCGGATATCCCGGCAGAAGGCATCTGGCTGATCATTACATCGACACACGGTGCCGGAGAATATCCTGATAATATTCAGCCGTTTATTCGGGCAATTCAGGATACTCCTCCCAGAACCGACCAATTATCATTTGCTGTCATCGCAATTGGTGATTCCAGCTATGACACATTCTGCGCCGCAGGAAAACATGCTTACGAACTGCTGCTTGATATCGGTGCAACGCCTCTGACTGACTGTTATACGATTGATATTACTGAGCATCCGGTTCCGGAAGATGCCGCCGGGGAGTGGCTCACCCAGCATATTGAACAGTTCAATTCGTCATCAGATTGTGCATAA
- a CDS encoding Hcp family type VI secretion system effector: protein MAHIAYMTIKGEKQGIISSGCNTKDSMGNKYQETHTDEITWRHNVSGTMGYDNWDQGGWLK from the coding sequence ATGGCACATATAGCGTATATGACGATTAAAGGTGAGAAGCAAGGGATTATTTCCAGTGGTTGTAACACCAAAGATTCTATGGGAAATAAATATCAGGAAACTCATACTGATGAAATTACCTGGCGTCATAATGTAAGCGGAACAATGGGCTATGATAACTGGGATCAAGGTGGTTGGTTGAAATAG